A window of the Desulforapulum autotrophicum HRM2 genome harbors these coding sequences:
- the ppdK gene encoding pyruvate, phosphate dikinase — protein sequence MSIYIYGFGDGKADGDASKKDLLGGKGANLAEMAKLGLPVPAGFTISTECCTDYFKSGKQLPQSLYAEIDTAMAKIERSMKMKFGDPDNPLLVSCRSGARSSMPGMMETVLNVGLCSTTIPGLIKNTGNEWFVYDAYRRLIMMYSDVVMEKAEGIEPRDGMGIRIHLEIIMNELKNDLNYETDTDISALEMKTLCERFKRKIKETLGSEFPDNPRDQLMGSIGAVFKSWNGKRALSYRRIEHIPDDWGTAVNVQSMVFGNMGDKSATGVAFSRDPATGDNNFYGEWLPNAQGEDVVAGIRTPNPLNNTTKSSHNRHLPSLEEAMPGIYQELAQIRTTLEHHYSDMQDIEFTIQQGTLYMLQCRVGKRTGTAALNMAMDMFDEGIIDEITMVTRLNPKQLDEMLHPVVDPEAEKKTTPLAEGLPAGPGGAIGQIVFTSEDAVRWARTGKKVLLVRDETNPEDIEGMRAAVGILTARGGMTSHAALVARGWGKCCIVGAAAFKINPEQRKLVIGSKVFNEGDVLTLNGTRGLVYEGELMMKKATENSRFKAFMNVADRYRRLKVRTNADTPEDAARALEFGAEGIGLFRTEHMFYGADSARPLFLLRKMILSKSIDERRRALDELFPFVKQEIQATLAVMDEKPVTLRLLDPPLHEFVPQSLENQEELSRELCIDIDEIKKRSLDLTESNPMMGHRGVRLGITYPEISAMQIRAIFEASAELIIQGKNPLPEIMVPVTCNEKELLFVKNISEKVYQETLEKYKITAIPHQFGTMIEIPRAALKADRMAEHAEFFSFGTNDLTQMTFGFSRDDIGSFMNDYIDNAILDADPFETLDQDAVGRLIEISVALGQKTRPDIKLGICGEHGGDPASVEFCHRAGLTYVSCSPYRVPIARLAAAQAAIKEA from the coding sequence ATGAGCATATATATCTATGGCTTTGGTGACGGTAAGGCAGACGGAGACGCTTCAAAAAAGGACCTTTTAGGGGGCAAGGGGGCAAACCTTGCTGAAATGGCAAAGCTTGGCCTTCCTGTACCTGCCGGGTTTACAATTTCAACCGAGTGCTGTACCGATTATTTCAAATCAGGCAAACAACTGCCCCAGTCCCTTTATGCTGAAATCGATACTGCCATGGCAAAAATCGAACGCTCCATGAAAATGAAATTTGGAGATCCAGATAATCCGTTACTGGTTTCCTGCCGTTCCGGCGCAAGAAGTTCCATGCCTGGCATGATGGAGACTGTTTTAAACGTGGGGCTCTGCTCAACCACCATCCCGGGACTGATCAAAAATACGGGCAATGAGTGGTTTGTCTATGATGCCTACCGCAGGCTAATCATGATGTATTCAGATGTTGTCATGGAAAAGGCCGAAGGTATCGAACCCAGGGACGGTATGGGCATCCGGATTCACCTTGAAATCATCATGAACGAGCTCAAGAATGATCTCAACTATGAAACAGACACGGACATCAGCGCCCTGGAGATGAAGACCCTGTGTGAACGGTTCAAACGAAAAATCAAAGAAACCCTTGGATCGGAATTTCCAGACAACCCCAGGGATCAACTCATGGGATCTATTGGAGCCGTTTTTAAAAGCTGGAACGGTAAAAGAGCCCTTTCCTACCGACGCATCGAGCATATCCCCGACGATTGGGGCACGGCCGTCAATGTCCAGAGCATGGTATTTGGCAACATGGGCGACAAGTCCGCAACCGGGGTTGCATTTAGCCGGGATCCTGCCACCGGGGACAACAACTTCTATGGCGAATGGTTGCCCAACGCCCAGGGTGAAGACGTGGTGGCAGGCATCAGAACCCCCAACCCCCTGAACAATACGACAAAATCCTCCCACAACCGCCATCTTCCCTCCCTTGAGGAAGCCATGCCTGGGATTTACCAGGAACTTGCACAGATCAGAACCACGCTTGAGCACCACTACTCTGATATGCAGGACATAGAGTTCACAATCCAGCAGGGCACCCTTTACATGCTCCAGTGCCGGGTAGGTAAACGAACGGGAACGGCCGCACTCAACATGGCCATGGATATGTTTGACGAAGGTATAATCGATGAGATCACCATGGTCACGCGGCTCAACCCCAAACAGCTCGATGAGATGCTCCACCCTGTTGTGGATCCCGAGGCTGAAAAAAAGACAACCCCCCTTGCAGAAGGACTTCCGGCAGGTCCTGGCGGTGCCATCGGCCAGATTGTATTCACCTCCGAAGATGCAGTCCGGTGGGCAAGGACCGGAAAAAAAGTGCTCCTTGTCCGGGATGAAACCAACCCCGAAGATATCGAGGGTATGCGGGCAGCCGTAGGCATTCTCACTGCAAGGGGCGGCATGACAAGCCATGCGGCCCTTGTGGCAAGGGGCTGGGGCAAATGCTGCATCGTCGGTGCCGCAGCCTTTAAAATCAACCCTGAACAACGCAAACTCGTTATCGGTTCAAAGGTTTTTAACGAGGGAGATGTACTGACCCTGAACGGCACAAGGGGCCTTGTGTATGAGGGAGAACTGATGATGAAAAAGGCAACGGAGAACTCCAGGTTCAAGGCGTTCATGAATGTTGCCGACCGCTACCGGCGCTTAAAGGTAAGAACCAATGCCGACACCCCGGAAGATGCGGCCCGGGCCCTGGAGTTTGGCGCCGAAGGCATCGGGCTGTTCAGGACTGAGCATATGTTCTATGGGGCAGACTCAGCAAGGCCCTTGTTTCTGTTGAGAAAAATGATCCTCAGTAAATCCATTGATGAACGCCGGCGGGCACTTGACGAACTGTTTCCCTTTGTCAAACAAGAGATTCAGGCCACCCTTGCGGTCATGGACGAAAAACCCGTCACCCTGCGTCTGCTCGACCCTCCCCTCCACGAGTTTGTGCCCCAGTCCCTGGAGAATCAGGAAGAGCTGTCCCGGGAACTCTGCATTGACATTGACGAGATCAAGAAACGAAGCCTTGACTTGACCGAGTCAAATCCCATGATGGGTCACAGGGGCGTCAGACTCGGTATCACATATCCTGAAATCAGTGCCATGCAGATCAGGGCGATCTTTGAAGCTTCGGCCGAGCTGATCATTCAGGGGAAAAATCCCCTCCCGGAAATCATGGTCCCGGTAACCTGCAATGAAAAAGAACTCCTGTTCGTGAAAAATATTTCAGAAAAGGTGTACCAGGAGACCTTGGAAAAATACAAGATTACAGCCATACCCCACCAATTTGGCACCATGATCGAAATTCCCAGGGCAGCACTTAAGGCGGACCGCATGGCAGAGCATGCCGAGTTCTTTTCATTCGGCACCAATGATCTCACCCAGATGACCTTCGGGTTCAGCCGGGACGATATTGGATCGTTTATGAACGACTACATTGACAACGCCATACTAGACGCCGATCCCTTTGAAACCCTGGACCAGGATGCCGTTGGACGACTCATTGAAATTTCCGTTGCCCTTGGCCAAAAGACCCGGCCGGACATCAAGCTTGGCATCTGCGGGGAGCACGGGGGAGATCCCGCCTCTGTTGAATTCTGCCACAGGGCCGGACTCACCTATGTCAGCTGTTCGCCCTACCGGGTTCCCATTGCAAGGCTTGCTGCAGCCCAGGCCGCCATCAAAGAGGCTTAG
- a CDS encoding ABC-F family ATP-binding cassette domain-containing protein yields MINIESISKGFGGQELFSDTGLQINPGEKIGLVGRNGHGKTTLLRMITGREEPETGAIRIPGDYRLGYLTQHIDFSQPTVLAECMQGLNENERDHSWKAEKILAGLGFSPEDMQQHPGDFSGGFQVRLTLAKVLVSEPDLLILDEPTNYLDITSIRWIAGFLRSWPREILLVTHDRSFMDSVVTHIAGIHRRVIRKIAGTTDKYYEQIVQDEEIYEKTRLNDEKRRREMELFITRFRAKARLAGMVQSRIKALSKMEKRESLSRMESLAFSFRNLAFAGKQVIQVDDLCFAHDPDLPLIRDFNFTLAPGDRVAIIGKNGKGKTTLLKLLAQKLTPDSGRVTYNPGVEMGYFEQTNVQSLNPTSTVEEEILLSHPDLDRQQARNICGAIMFEGDNALKRISVLSGGEKSRVMLGKLLAKPLNLVLLDEPTNHLDMESCDSLVVALDNFEGAVVLVTHNEMFLHALANRLIVFKNDTITLFEGNYGEFLDKEGWDEEAVAAQDLPEKTLNEIKISKKELRKVRSDIIAERSRQVGPLKKKVQKIEDEIEEHETILEGLNAEIQSAVDLKDGKNIARISCAIGEHQTRIDELFDTLEKYSDELDEQLRRFDEQLNEL; encoded by the coding sequence ATGATAAACATTGAATCAATATCAAAGGGCTTTGGCGGCCAGGAGCTTTTTTCCGACACAGGGTTGCAGATAAACCCGGGAGAAAAGATCGGCCTCGTGGGAAGAAACGGCCATGGTAAAACAACATTGCTCAGGATGATTACCGGCCGGGAAGAACCTGAAACCGGTGCCATTCGTATCCCAGGGGACTACCGGCTGGGATACCTGACCCAGCACATCGACTTTTCACAGCCAACGGTTCTTGCTGAATGCATGCAGGGACTCAATGAAAATGAGCGGGATCACAGCTGGAAGGCGGAAAAGATTCTTGCCGGCCTGGGATTTTCGCCCGAAGATATGCAGCAGCATCCTGGAGATTTTTCAGGCGGTTTCCAGGTGAGGCTCACCCTTGCCAAGGTGCTGGTTTCAGAACCTGATCTTCTGATCCTGGACGAGCCCACCAACTATCTTGACATCACCTCCATCCGCTGGATCGCAGGCTTTCTCCGGTCCTGGCCAAGGGAGATTCTCCTTGTCACCCATGATCGAAGTTTCATGGATTCCGTGGTCACCCATATTGCAGGCATCCATCGCAGGGTCATCCGAAAGATTGCTGGCACAACAGACAAGTACTATGAGCAGATTGTCCAGGACGAAGAGATCTATGAAAAGACAAGGCTCAACGATGAAAAACGACGCAGGGAAATGGAGCTTTTCATCACAAGGTTCAGGGCCAAGGCAAGGCTTGCCGGCATGGTTCAGTCAAGAATCAAGGCCCTTTCCAAGATGGAAAAACGTGAAAGCCTGAGCCGCATGGAATCCCTGGCTTTTTCCTTTCGCAATCTTGCCTTTGCCGGAAAACAGGTCATCCAGGTGGACGATCTGTGCTTTGCCCATGATCCTGACCTGCCGTTGATCCGGGATTTTAATTTTACCCTGGCTCCGGGAGACCGGGTCGCCATTATTGGAAAAAACGGCAAGGGGAAGACCACTCTTTTAAAACTTCTTGCCCAGAAGCTTACCCCTGATTCAGGCCGGGTTACCTATAATCCCGGGGTTGAAATGGGATATTTTGAGCAGACCAACGTGCAGAGCCTTAATCCAACATCCACCGTGGAGGAAGAGATCCTCCTGTCCCATCCGGATCTTGACCGGCAGCAGGCAAGAAATATCTGCGGTGCCATCATGTTTGAAGGAGATAATGCACTGAAACGCATTTCAGTTCTGTCCGGCGGAGAAAAGAGTCGGGTGATGCTGGGTAAGCTCCTTGCAAAACCGCTGAATCTTGTTCTTCTGGACGAGCCCACCAACCACCTTGATATGGAGTCCTGTGATTCCCTTGTGGTGGCCCTGGATAACTTTGAAGGTGCAGTGGTTCTGGTGACCCATAATGAGATGTTCCTCCACGCCCTTGCCAATCGGTTGATTGTGTTTAAAAACGACACCATTACCCTGTTTGAGGGCAACTATGGGGAGTTCCTTGACAAAGAGGGGTGGGACGAGGAAGCGGTTGCAGCCCAGGACCTGCCGGAAAAGACACTCAATGAAATAAAAATATCAAAAAAAGAACTGCGCAAGGTCAGGAGTGACATCATTGCAGAGCGTTCCAGGCAGGTGGGGCCCCTCAAGAAAAAGGTTCAGAAAATAGAGGATGAAATTGAGGAACATGAGACAATCCTTGAAGGGCTGAACGCTGAGATCCAGTCTGCGGTGGATCTCAAGGACGGCAAAAACATAGCCCGGATTTCCTGTGCCATTGGTGAGCATCAGACCCGGATTGACGAATTGTTTGACACCCTGGAAAAGTATTCAGATGAGCTTGATGAACAGCTTAGACGGTTTGACGAACAACTCAATGAATTATAA
- the pilB gene encoding type IV-A pilus assembly ATPase PilB, translating into MKSTGQPSRSTALTKTIKDQSGAGKVRIGELLSKEGQITSNQFQSALSQHKKTGTRLSSVLLTMGFIDPETIINVLGRIYNYPVVRLADIKPDPKILKLLPFDIAKRYMVFPLGMKGEELVVTMTEPTDTTAVEELQQEVGKTLKISVSTENDVIQAYRDFYKISEEQYREFIHFDDEKEDDEPVTSVEDFGSLVSEAAGELEIEPDDNVSDYDEFRASDAPIIKLVNGILIKAINDGVSDIHIEPFERSLQVRYRLDGSLYKAMNLPLTIKNAVISRLKILAELDIAERRVPQDGRIKLRFAKNKSVDFRVSTLPTLFGESVVMRILDQSALNVDLSKLGFEADTFEGIKRCISQPYGLLLVTGPTGSGKTTTLYSILNRLNREDTKILTAEDPVEFNFRGINQVPVKDDVGMTFAAALKSFLRQDPDIIMVGEIRDINTAEIAIKAAMTGHLVFSTLHTNDCPSTIGRLVDIGIPPYMLASSVSMVLSQRLARRLCPQCKQVVTGYDPTDLELYGFSKAEIPDLKFYGPKGCANCNGTGYKGRVGLYELMEVTDEVSKAINAAVPEDQLRKLAIQEGMKTLRDAGLVKVRQGETSLEEVLKKTTITKEALPAYLVNPDVERYEDKDVIIREGNTDIDFFKLVQGAVHVVKGGKKIAEITQPNEYFGEMAAITGEPRSASIVSKGRSVIKRFPGDKLLEIIEKYPEVAKHLFEVLAGRLNRADKIMVNMIRGIKKKES; encoded by the coding sequence ATGAAAAGCACAGGCCAACCTTCCAGGTCAACGGCCTTGACCAAAACGATCAAGGATCAGTCAGGGGCCGGTAAGGTCCGCATTGGTGAACTTCTTTCAAAAGAGGGGCAGATCACCAGCAACCAGTTCCAGAGTGCCCTTTCCCAGCATAAAAAAACCGGGACAAGACTTTCGAGCGTTCTTCTGACCATGGGTTTTATCGATCCTGAGACCATCATCAATGTGCTTGGTCGGATTTATAATTACCCCGTGGTGAGGCTCGCGGATATCAAGCCGGATCCGAAGATTTTAAAACTTTTGCCCTTTGACATTGCCAAACGATACATGGTTTTTCCCCTGGGCATGAAAGGGGAAGAGCTTGTAGTCACCATGACCGAACCCACAGACACCACAGCTGTTGAGGAGCTTCAGCAGGAGGTGGGTAAAACCCTGAAGATTTCAGTATCAACGGAAAACGATGTAATCCAGGCCTACCGGGATTTTTATAAAATCAGTGAAGAGCAGTACCGGGAATTCATCCATTTTGACGATGAAAAAGAGGATGATGAGCCGGTCACCTCGGTGGAAGATTTTGGATCCCTTGTGTCCGAGGCTGCAGGTGAGCTTGAGATCGAGCCCGATGACAATGTCAGTGATTACGATGAGTTCAGGGCATCGGATGCACCCATCATAAAGTTGGTCAACGGTATATTGATCAAGGCCATCAACGACGGTGTGAGTGATATTCACATTGAGCCCTTTGAACGTTCCCTCCAGGTAAGATACCGGCTGGACGGCTCCCTTTACAAGGCCATGAATCTTCCTTTGACCATTAAAAATGCCGTTATTTCAAGACTCAAAATCCTGGCCGAGCTCGACATTGCCGAACGAAGGGTGCCCCAGGACGGCAGAATCAAGCTCAGATTTGCCAAAAACAAGTCTGTTGATTTCCGGGTTTCCACCCTTCCCACCCTTTTTGGTGAAAGCGTGGTCATGCGTATCCTTGACCAGAGCGCCCTGAACGTGGATCTTTCAAAGCTTGGGTTTGAGGCTGATACCTTTGAAGGGATCAAACGCTGCATTTCCCAACCCTATGGGCTGTTGCTTGTAACCGGCCCCACCGGCAGCGGGAAAACCACTACCCTTTATTCGATCCTTAACCGACTCAACAGGGAGGACACCAAAATCCTGACGGCCGAGGACCCCGTTGAGTTTAATTTCAGGGGAATCAACCAGGTGCCGGTTAAGGACGATGTGGGAATGACCTTTGCTGCGGCCTTGAAATCCTTTCTGCGCCAGGATCCTGATATCATAATGGTTGGAGAGATTCGGGATATAAACACCGCCGAGATTGCCATCAAGGCGGCCATGACGGGCCATCTTGTGTTTTCTACCCTCCATACCAACGATTGTCCGTCGACCATCGGCCGGCTCGTGGATATTGGTATACCGCCCTATATGCTTGCCTCGTCAGTTTCCATGGTCCTTTCCCAGCGTCTTGCCCGGCGGCTCTGCCCCCAGTGCAAGCAGGTTGTTACGGGTTATGACCCAACCGACCTTGAACTTTACGGTTTTTCCAAGGCCGAGATTCCTGATCTGAAATTTTATGGGCCCAAGGGGTGCGCCAATTGTAATGGAACAGGGTATAAAGGCAGGGTTGGCCTTTATGAGCTTATGGAGGTGACCGATGAGGTGTCAAAAGCCATCAATGCGGCGGTTCCTGAGGATCAATTGAGAAAGCTTGCCATTCAGGAGGGAATGAAAACCCTGCGGGATGCGGGACTTGTCAAAGTTCGCCAGGGGGAGACCTCCCTTGAGGAGGTTTTAAAGAAAACCACCATTACCAAAGAAGCTCTGCCGGCCTATCTTGTCAATCCCGATGTGGAACGATACGAGGACAAGGATGTCATCATCCGGGAGGGAAACACGGATATTGATTTTTTCAAGCTTGTGCAGGGGGCTGTCCATGTGGTCAAAGGCGGCAAGAAAATTGCCGAGATCACCCAGCCCAACGAATATTTTGGAGAGATGGCAGCCATCACAGGCGAACCCAGGTCCGCATCCATTGTGTCCAAGGGAAGGTCAGTGATCAAGCGTTTTCCAGGGGATAAGCTCCTTGAGATCATCGAAAAATACCCTGAAGTGGCAAAGCATCTGTTTGAAGTTCTGGCCGGCCGGCTTAACCGGGCCGACAAGATCATGGTGAACATGATCCGGGGCATCAAGAAAAAAGAGTCATAA
- the wecB gene encoding non-hydrolyzing UDP-N-acetylglucosamine 2-epimerase, with the protein MKIFLIAGARPNFMKIAPMARAFDPHHDLDYKIVHTGQHYDHNMSDVFFQELGIRKPDYHLGAGGGSHAQQTAKIMIGFEEICTQERPDLVIVVGDVNSTLACSIVAKKMNIQVAHVEAGLRSFDLGMPEEINRMVTDAISDIFFVTEDKGLENLLNEGKDKNTIHFVGHVMIDNLFYQLEKLEIMGREGFIGNEFKQEHPAYGVVTLHRPSNVDDQATLVSIMETLSTVAETLPLIFPIHPRTRKNMESWNIVPSENIRLVDPLSYMAFLNLWKDARMVLTDSGGLQEETTALGIPCLTIRENTERPITVTEGTNALMGVSRQKILDSFERIMNNDWKIGQRPRFWDGRASERIADIIQRISNDR; encoded by the coding sequence ATGAAAATATTTTTAATTGCAGGTGCCAGACCCAATTTTATGAAAATTGCTCCCATGGCAAGGGCCTTTGACCCGCACCATGACCTTGATTACAAGATTGTCCATACAGGTCAGCATTATGATCACAATATGAGTGATGTTTTTTTTCAGGAACTTGGCATCCGCAAACCCGATTATCATCTGGGTGCGGGTGGGGGGTCCCATGCCCAGCAGACTGCTAAAATTATGATCGGTTTTGAAGAAATCTGCACCCAGGAAAGACCAGACCTTGTCATCGTGGTCGGCGATGTAAATTCCACCCTTGCCTGTTCCATTGTTGCCAAAAAGATGAACATCCAGGTGGCCCATGTGGAGGCCGGATTGAGAAGCTTTGATCTTGGGATGCCCGAAGAGATCAACCGCATGGTGACGGATGCCATTTCAGATATTTTCTTTGTGACTGAAGACAAGGGCTTGGAAAATTTGCTCAACGAGGGCAAGGATAAAAACACCATTCATTTTGTCGGTCATGTGATGATCGACAACCTCTTCTACCAGCTTGAAAAGTTGGAAATCATGGGCAGGGAAGGTTTTATTGGAAATGAATTTAAACAGGAACATCCGGCCTACGGAGTAGTAACCCTGCATCGCCCGTCCAACGTGGATGATCAAGCAACCCTTGTGTCGATCATGGAAACCCTTTCAACTGTGGCTGAAACCCTTCCATTGATTTTTCCCATCCATCCACGAACAAGAAAGAACATGGAATCGTGGAATATTGTACCGTCGGAAAACATACGGCTTGTGGATCCGCTCTCCTATATGGCGTTTTTAAATCTCTGGAAGGATGCAAGGATGGTCCTTACCGATAGCGGCGGACTCCAGGAGGAGACCACCGCCCTGGGCATCCCCTGCCTGACCATTCGGGAAAACACCGAGCGGCCTATCACCGTTACCGAGGGAACCAACGCCCTCATGGGGGTGTCCAGACAAAAGATTCTTGACTCATTTGAACGGATCATGAACAATGACTGGAAAATTGGCCAGCGTCCCCGGTTTTGGGACGGCAGGGCCTCGGAAAGAATTGCTGATATTATTCAAAGGATCTCCAATGACAGATAG
- a CDS encoding nucleotide sugar dehydrogenase yields the protein MTDSNVKIAVIGLGYVGLPLAIHFGTRYTTVGLDLKQRIVENCSRMKDPTGEVSVEEFKRAVYFTATSDPAMIKDADFIIVAVPTPIDKARRPDLSPVESSSVTAGRYMKKGAVVIYESTVYPGVTEEICVPILERESGYTWKKDFHVGYSPERINPGDKEHTLTRITKVVSGDDQATLEQVASLYESIIHAGVHRTMTIKEAEAAKVIENTQRDLNIALMNELALIFDRLNIDTKNVLEAAGSKWNFLPFSPGLVGGHCIGVDPYYLTFKAQSEGYHPEVILAGRRINDNMGRFVVEKTIKMMINAGRKIKGGKVGVLGLTFKEDCPDLRNTRVVDIVQELESYGAEVLVHEPMADPDEAMAYYNIRLCAWEELADLGALIIAVPHRAYRLKKLSDFTQTLGVDGCLIDVKSMVDMNEVRKSNVNFWRL from the coding sequence ATGACAGATAGTAATGTGAAAATTGCAGTGATTGGTCTCGGGTATGTGGGGCTGCCCCTGGCCATCCATTTTGGCACCAGGTACACCACGGTCGGTCTTGACTTGAAACAGCGAATTGTGGAAAACTGCAGTCGCATGAAAGACCCCACGGGTGAAGTCTCTGTTGAGGAATTTAAACGAGCCGTTTATTTTACGGCAACCTCCGACCCTGCCATGATCAAGGATGCCGACTTTATTATCGTTGCCGTTCCCACCCCCATAGACAAGGCAAGGCGGCCGGATCTCAGCCCTGTGGAGAGTTCGTCCGTGACAGCGGGACGATACATGAAAAAAGGGGCCGTTGTCATTTATGAATCAACGGTTTATCCGGGGGTGACAGAAGAAATCTGTGTTCCCATCCTGGAAAGGGAGTCCGGGTACACCTGGAAAAAAGATTTCCATGTGGGCTATTCGCCAGAACGAATCAATCCCGGCGACAAGGAGCACACCCTTACACGAATCACCAAGGTGGTGTCTGGCGATGATCAGGCTACCCTGGAGCAGGTCGCCTCTCTCTACGAGTCCATTATCCATGCCGGGGTGCATAGAACCATGACCATCAAAGAAGCCGAGGCTGCCAAGGTGATTGAAAACACCCAGCGGGATTTAAACATCGCCCTGATGAATGAGCTTGCGCTTATTTTCGATCGTCTCAACATTGATACAAAAAATGTTCTTGAAGCGGCCGGTTCCAAATGGAATTTTCTTCCCTTTTCACCGGGGCTTGTGGGTGGCCACTGCATTGGTGTTGACCCCTATTACCTGACCTTTAAGGCACAGTCCGAGGGGTATCATCCAGAGGTGATTCTGGCAGGCCGAAGAATCAACGATAACATGGGAAGATTTGTTGTCGAAAAAACCATAAAGATGATGATCAATGCCGGCAGAAAGATCAAGGGCGGTAAGGTCGGGGTACTCGGGCTCACCTTTAAGGAGGATTGCCCTGATTTGAGGAACACAAGGGTGGTTGATATCGTCCAGGAACTTGAATCCTATGGGGCAGAGGTGCTGGTGCATGAACCCATGGCAGACCCGGACGAAGCCATGGCCTATTACAATATACGGCTATGCGCCTGGGAGGAGCTTGCCGACCTTGGCGCGTTGATCATTGCCGTTCCCCACAGGGCCTACAGGCTTAAAAAATTGTCCGATTTCACCCAAACCCTTGGGGTTGACGGCTGCCTCATTGACGTTAAATCCATGGTGGATATGAACGAGGTAAGAAAAAGCAATGTCAATTTCTGGCGGCTTTGA
- a CDS encoding SDR family oxidoreductase — protein MQIEQIKQQLNSVKGQWLVTGAAGFIGSNLVETLLKLDQQVTGLDNFSTGFQHNLDAVEATVTPGQWQRFSFIKGDICDPSTCESACVNQDYVLHQAALGSVPRSVEDPLTTNANNITGFLNMLVAARNAKVRRFVYAASSSTYGDHPGLPKREDEIGKPLSPYAVTKYVNELYADVFASTYGFKTVGLRYFNVFGRRQDPRGAYAAVIPLWFASLIKEEEVFINGDGETSRDFCYIDNTVQANLLAALAPDEDAVNRVYNVAFGERTTLNQLFSMIRDRVMERYPNIAGVQPVYRDFRPGDVRHSLADISRAKNLLGYDPQFSVAQGLDLAAEWYMENLSR, from the coding sequence ATGCAAATTGAACAAATCAAACAACAATTGAACTCCGTCAAGGGCCAATGGCTTGTCACCGGAGCCGCAGGTTTTATCGGCTCAAACCTTGTGGAGACCCTTTTGAAACTTGACCAGCAGGTCACGGGTCTGGATAATTTTTCAACAGGGTTTCAGCATAACCTTGATGCGGTTGAGGCAACGGTCACCCCCGGGCAGTGGCAGCGATTCTCGTTTATCAAAGGTGATATCTGTGACCCTTCAACCTGTGAATCTGCCTGTGTTAACCAGGATTATGTCCTCCACCAGGCAGCCCTGGGCTCTGTTCCCAGGTCTGTGGAAGATCCCCTAACCACAAACGCCAACAATATCACCGGTTTTCTGAACATGCTTGTGGCGGCACGAAACGCCAAGGTAAGGCGGTTTGTCTATGCCGCCTCCAGCTCAACCTACGGGGATCATCCTGGACTTCCCAAACGGGAAGATGAGATCGGCAAACCCCTTTCTCCCTATGCCGTTACCAAATACGTGAACGAGCTTTATGCCGATGTGTTTGCCTCAACCTACGGGTTCAAAACCGTTGGGCTCAGGTATTTCAATGTATTTGGACGACGCCAGGACCCCAGGGGGGCCTATGCAGCGGTCATTCCCCTCTGGTTTGCATCTTTGATCAAGGAAGAAGAGGTCTTCATCAACGGGGACGGAGAGACCAGCCGGGATTTTTGTTATATTGACAACACGGTCCAGGCAAACCTCCTTGCCGCCCTTGCCCCGGACGAAGATGCTGTAAACCGGGTCTATAACGTTGCCTTTGGCGAACGTACCACCCTGAACCAGCTCTTTTCCATGATCCGGGACAGGGTGATGGAACGATATCCGAACATAGCCGGGGTTCAGCCGGTGTACAGGGATTTCAGACCAGGGGACGTGCGCCATTCCCTTGCCGATATTTCACGGGCAAAAAATCTGCTCGGGTATGATCCTCAATTTTCAGTGGCCCAGGGCCTTGACCTTGCAGCTGAATGGTATATGGAGAATCTCAGTCGTTGA
- a CDS encoding epoxyqueuosine reductase QueH, with product MKVLLHCCCGPCTIYPLEQLKQEGMTVMGFFYRHNIHPFTECMRRQETLEAYAESQDLKVIIQQGYALERFLRAVAFRESDRCRFCYHDRLRATAKIAKKGKFDGFTTTLLYSKFQNHRLICETAEAVAKEEGISFVYRDFREGWKQGIEQSKQLGMYRQQYCGCIYSERDRFFND from the coding sequence GTGAAGGTTCTCCTGCACTGTTGCTGTGGTCCCTGCACCATCTACCCCCTTGAACAGCTGAAACAAGAGGGCATGACAGTGATGGGGTTCTTCTATCGCCACAACATCCATCCGTTTACCGAATGTATGCGACGCCAGGAGACCCTGGAAGCCTATGCCGAATCCCAGGATCTGAAAGTGATTATCCAGCAGGGGTATGCCCTTGAACGTTTCCTGAGGGCCGTTGCCTTCCGTGAGTCAGACCGGTGCCGGTTCTGCTACCATGACCGCCTCAGGGCAACGGCAAAAATCGCCAAAAAGGGAAAATTTGACGGTTTTACCACCACCCTGCTCTACAGCAAGTTCCAGAACCACAGACTTATCTGTGAAACCGCAGAGGCCGTTGCAAAGGAAGAGGGAATTTCCTTTGTCTACCGGGACTTCCGGGAGGGCTGGAAGCAGGGAATAGAACAGTCCAAGCAGCTTGGAATGTACCGCCAGCAGTACTGTGGCTGTATCTACAGTGAGAGGGATCGTTTCTTCAACGACTGA